A genomic region of Halalkalicoccus subterraneus contains the following coding sequences:
- a CDS encoding oligosaccharyl transferase, archaeosortase A system-associated, with product MGERTGQASRDTETTASTTLRRWYHVPVLCALVAFMLWVRLQAYGVFARREGVALSGVDSWYHWRTINYSVENWPWALSYDVWTGYPSGSYVGQFGTLFDQLIATVALIVGLGDPSQATIYRVALLSIPVMGALVALPTYGIGRRLGGRPGGLVGVALLALFPGTFLRRSTVGSLDHHVGEMLFMSIAVLAMMVALGVAERDKPVYEQFAERDLSGLGRPLAAGALAGIALALYVWTWPSGVILIGVFGVFLAIALTVEYARGASPDHIAIVGALALGVAGVCTALMIERWAANATGFGYLQPVLALGVAAGCLFMAWLARFWDARGLPRWGYPAAVLGLIVVVGAVVAVVLPDLFGTLSTNVRQRLFFGQTGTTLTIAEAQPPDDAAARAFTEYRFAFYTGAVGLLSLLARPLFGREYRAEHLLIVVWALFVTSMAFTQVRFNYYLAVVVAVCNAALIGELVRWFGIDRAASLRGIEPHQTLVVVAVALALVVPLIVPAAGTTAVAAGAATGPNSDALTWEGSNQWLANNTPEQGQWGGANGELDYYGSYDIPEDGDYDYPSGTYGVLSWWDYGHLITVQGERIPHANPFQQNADSAAAFLTADEDRAELLVEAIPAADGGVTGRSDEELAALAEEDTNEQLRYVMIDDEMAAGKFSAIATWGDASYASYFGQREIDVDNETTTVRGLDEGYNETMLSGLYYDDAASLEHYRLVHESPDTTQFVSVAVQDSDGEWRSVYVNRENTRQLQFQIQQLRTNPNLDIVDVQRFDVREESAVKTYERVEGATLTGEAQPGENVTAELELTAETSDRTFTYTQETTADEDGSYELTVPYATNEELGTEAGYTDSAVVAEGDYEVTAGGETATAAVGEEPIYGGGTVSVDATGEE from the coding sequence ATGGGAGAGCGTACGGGACAGGCCAGTAGGGACACCGAGACGACCGCCTCAACCACGCTGCGGCGCTGGTACCATGTTCCGGTCCTGTGCGCTCTCGTCGCGTTCATGCTGTGGGTGCGACTGCAGGCCTACGGCGTCTTCGCGCGCCGCGAGGGGGTCGCGCTCAGCGGGGTCGACTCGTGGTACCACTGGCGAACGATCAACTACTCCGTCGAGAACTGGCCGTGGGCACTGTCCTACGACGTCTGGACGGGCTATCCGTCGGGGTCGTACGTCGGCCAGTTCGGTACCCTCTTCGACCAACTGATCGCCACCGTTGCCCTGATCGTCGGTCTGGGCGACCCCTCCCAGGCGACGATCTACCGGGTCGCGCTGCTCTCGATCCCGGTGATGGGCGCGCTGGTCGCGCTACCGACCTACGGCATCGGACGGCGCCTCGGCGGGCGCCCTGGTGGGCTGGTCGGCGTGGCGTTGCTCGCGCTGTTTCCCGGGACCTTCCTGCGGCGCAGTACGGTCGGCTCGCTCGACCACCACGTCGGGGAGATGCTGTTCATGTCGATCGCGGTTCTGGCGATGATGGTCGCACTCGGCGTCGCGGAGCGCGACAAACCGGTCTACGAACAGTTCGCCGAGCGCGATCTTTCGGGGCTCGGACGGCCGCTCGCCGCCGGCGCGCTTGCGGGTATCGCGCTCGCGCTGTACGTCTGGACGTGGCCCTCCGGCGTCATCCTGATCGGGGTCTTCGGGGTCTTCCTCGCGATCGCGCTGACCGTCGAGTACGCTCGCGGCGCGAGCCCCGATCACATCGCTATCGTCGGCGCGCTCGCTCTGGGAGTCGCGGGGGTCTGTACCGCACTCATGATCGAGCGGTGGGCCGCGAACGCGACGGGCTTTGGCTACCTCCAGCCGGTCCTCGCGCTCGGCGTCGCCGCCGGCTGCCTCTTCATGGCGTGGCTCGCACGGTTCTGGGACGCCCGCGGGCTCCCGAGGTGGGGCTACCCCGCGGCCGTTCTCGGGCTGATCGTCGTCGTCGGAGCGGTGGTCGCCGTCGTCTTGCCCGATCTGTTCGGGACGCTCTCGACGAACGTCCGCCAGCGACTCTTCTTCGGTCAGACCGGGACGACCCTGACCATCGCGGAGGCCCAACCACCCGACGACGCCGCTGCCCGGGCGTTCACCGAGTACCGGTTCGCCTTCTATACGGGCGCGGTCGGCCTCCTCTCGCTTCTCGCGCGGCCGTTGTTCGGCCGGGAGTACCGCGCCGAGCACCTGCTGATCGTCGTCTGGGCGCTGTTCGTGACGAGCATGGCGTTCACGCAGGTCAGGTTCAACTACTACCTCGCGGTCGTCGTCGCCGTCTGCAACGCCGCCCTGATCGGAGAGCTCGTCAGGTGGTTCGGCATCGATCGGGCCGCTTCGCTGCGGGGCATCGAACCCCATCAGACGCTGGTCGTCGTGGCCGTGGCGCTCGCGCTCGTCGTCCCGCTGATCGTGCCCGCCGCGGGCACGACGGCCGTCGCGGCCGGGGCGGCGACCGGGCCGAACAGCGACGCGCTGACGTGGGAGGGCTCGAACCAATGGCTCGCGAACAACACGCCCGAGCAGGGCCAGTGGGGCGGCGCAAACGGGGAACTCGACTACTACGGTAGCTACGACATCCCCGAGGACGGCGACTACGACTATCCCAGCGGGACCTACGGCGTGCTGTCGTGGTGGGATTACGGCCACCTGATAACCGTCCAAGGGGAACGCATCCCCCACGCCAACCCGTTCCAGCAGAACGCCGACAGCGCCGCCGCCTTCCTCACCGCCGACGAGGACCGCGCGGAACTGCTCGTTGAGGCGATCCCGGCCGCCGACGGCGGCGTGACCGGGCGCAGCGACGAGGAGCTCGCGGCGCTCGCCGAGGAGGACACAAACGAGCAGCTGCGCTACGTGATGATCGACGACGAGATGGCCGCCGGGAAGTTCTCCGCGATCGCGACGTGGGGCGACGCGAGCTACGCGAGCTACTTCGGCCAACGCGAGATCGACGTCGACAACGAGACCACCACGGTCCGCGGGCTCGACGAGGGCTACAACGAGACGATGCTCTCGGGGCTGTACTACGACGACGCGGCCAGTCTGGAACACTACCGGCTCGTCCACGAGAGCCCCGACACCACCCAGTTCGTGAGCGTCGCCGTCCAGGACAGCGACGGGGAGTGGCGGAGCGTCTACGTCAACCGCGAGAACACACGGCAGTTGCAGTTCCAGATCCAGCAACTGCGCACCAACCCGAACCTCGACATCGTCGACGTCCAACGCTTCGACGTCCGCGAGGAGAGCGCGGTCAAGACCTACGAGCGCGTCGAGGGCGCGACGCTGACCGGCGAGGCCCAGCCGGGCGAGAACGTCACCGCCGAGCTCGAACTCACGGCCGAGACCTCCGACCGGACGTTCACATATACCCAAGAAACGACCGCCGACGAGGACGGCAGTTACGAGCTGACGGTGCCCTACGCGACGAACGAGGAGCTGGGCACCGAGGCGGGCTACACCGACAGCGCCGTCGTCGCTGAGGGCGACTACGAGGTCACCGCCGGCGGGGAGACGGCGACCGCCGCAGTGGGCGAGGAGCCGATCTACGGCGGCGGGACGGTTTCAGTCGACGCGACCGGCGAGGAGTGA
- a CDS encoding alkaline phosphatase family protein — MTLIVLALDALDRGLVEHFDIEAFQLGSEGEIETFAHSQDTPYTPEVWATVATGRPPEDHGITGSGTSEWENPLLSVLSRATGRLNESTRGTLGGLVRRHTGERERIGETDADSVFDRDGAVVHNWPGVHDGAPLQRAWDLMNAASEGAPRHEFERDLFGLCAEQFGWAREMLNHPVSLAGVHVHTLDAAGHAYADDEAALRRAYERVGEFVAGVEAALGAEDDLLILSDHGMRTAFYPADEGEDPAGHSWRAYASTTADDHPRSVYDVREWIEARVTDAHVDREGIDMPTERLRELGYLE; from the coding sequence ATGACCCTCATCGTCCTCGCGCTCGACGCGCTCGATCGCGGGCTGGTCGAGCACTTCGACATCGAGGCCTTCCAGTTGGGATCGGAGGGCGAGATCGAGACGTTCGCCCACTCCCAGGACACCCCTTACACCCCCGAGGTCTGGGCGACCGTCGCGACCGGTCGTCCGCCCGAGGACCACGGCATCACCGGCTCGGGCACCAGCGAGTGGGAGAACCCGCTTCTCTCGGTGCTGTCGCGGGCCACCGGGCGGCTCAACGAGTCCACCCGCGGGACGCTCGGCGGGCTCGTTCGCCGGCACACGGGCGAGCGCGAACGGATCGGCGAGACCGACGCCGACTCGGTGTTCGACCGCGACGGCGCGGTCGTCCACAACTGGCCCGGCGTCCACGACGGCGCCCCCCTCCAGCGCGCCTGGGACCTGATGAACGCGGCCTCGGAGGGAGCGCCCCGCCACGAGTTCGAGCGCGACCTCTTCGGGCTCTGTGCCGAGCAGTTCGGCTGGGCCCGCGAGATGCTGAATCACCCGGTCTCGCTGGCCGGCGTCCACGTCCACACGCTCGACGCGGCGGGCCACGCCTACGCAGACGACGAGGCGGCCCTCCGGCGGGCCTACGAGCGCGTCGGGGAGTTCGTCGCGGGGGTCGAGGCGGCCCTCGGTGCCGAGGACGACCTCCTGATCCTGAGCGATCACGGGATGCGCACGGCCTTCTATCCGGCCGACGAGGGCGAGGATCCCGCGGGCCACTCCTGGCGCGCCTACGCGAGCACGACGGCCGACGATCACCCGCGGTCGGTCTACGACGTCCGCGAGTGGATCGAGGCGCGGGTCACCGACGCACACGTCGACCGCGAGGGCATCGACATGCCGACGGAACGGCTTCGGGAGCTCGGCTATCTCGAATGA
- a CDS encoding glycosyltransferase: protein MRVRRILTSTAGLVSFTGLPYLAYLGAYALKRPRGSPAAKRPAEPSVSIVLPTYNEERIVESKLEELVALKYPLEKVEVVVVDSSDDRTPELVESFFDDREAPDLTLIREDERRGLAPALNEAYAAAGNEMVVKTDCDSRIGEDALREAAANLADPTVGAVTGRNAEVLGGSDVERGYRDVQAVVQTLESHLDSTLIFHGPFSAFDREAIVPVDEDSIADDSELALRIRKGGKRAVFDPEIEYKEAAHSDFAKRRTQKDRRAMGLIRLLWRQRDMLGGYGAYGRVVLPFNWWFMVVSPWLMVATVCLLVGGGLLAGIVPGALALAGVLLAVQLGSRDALGPLQPLYSVFDSQISLFRASLRLLGGEGDGTWEVDAELREVYDD, encoded by the coding sequence ATGAGGGTGCGACGGATCCTCACCTCGACCGCGGGGCTGGTCTCGTTCACCGGCCTCCCGTATCTCGCCTATCTCGGAGCCTACGCACTGAAGCGGCCGCGAGGCTCGCCGGCCGCAAAGCGACCCGCCGAGCCGTCGGTCAGCATCGTTCTTCCCACCTACAACGAGGAGCGGATCGTCGAGAGCAAACTCGAAGAGCTCGTCGCCCTCAAGTACCCCCTCGAAAAGGTCGAGGTCGTCGTCGTCGATTCGAGCGACGACCGCACCCCCGAACTCGTCGAGTCGTTCTTCGACGACCGGGAGGCGCCCGATCTCACGCTGATCCGCGAGGACGAGCGACGGGGGCTGGCGCCCGCGCTGAACGAGGCGTACGCGGCGGCAGGCAACGAAATGGTCGTCAAGACCGATTGTGATTCGCGGATCGGCGAGGACGCGCTCCGGGAGGCGGCCGCGAACCTCGCCGATCCGACCGTGGGCGCGGTCACCGGCCGCAATGCGGAGGTGCTCGGCGGCAGCGACGTCGAGCGGGGCTACCGGGACGTCCAGGCGGTCGTCCAGACGCTCGAATCACACCTCGACTCGACGCTGATCTTCCACGGACCGTTCTCGGCGTTCGACCGCGAGGCGATCGTCCCGGTCGACGAGGACTCCATCGCCGACGATTCGGAACTCGCGTTGCGAATCAGAAAAGGGGGGAAACGGGCCGTGTTCGACCCCGAAATCGAGTACAAGGAGGCGGCCCACTCGGACTTCGCGAAGCGGCGCACACAGAAGGACCGCCGCGCGATGGGGTTGATCCGCCTGCTTTGGCGCCAGCGCGACATGCTCGGGGGGTACGGGGCCTACGGACGCGTCGTGTTGCCGTTCAACTGGTGGTTCATGGTCGTCTCGCCGTGGCTCATGGTCGCGACCGTCTGCCTGCTGGTCGGCGGAGGGCTCCTCGCCGGTATCGTTCCGGGAGCGCTCGCCCTCGCCGGCGTCCTCCTGGCGGTCCAGTTAGGATCGCGCGACGCGCTCGGCCCACTGCAGCCGCTTTATTCGGTGTTCGACAGCCAGATCTCGCTGTTTCGCGCGTCCCTCCGACTGCTGGGCGGCGAGGGCGACGGGACCTGGGAGGTCGATGCCGAACTCAGGGAGGTCTACGATGACTGA
- a CDS encoding DUF368 domain-containing protein gives MREWLSIYLKGVCMGAADIVPGVSGGTIALIAGIYDRLIAAIAALDPRILATIPGLMGAAGRARFRDELVEMDVPFLLVLGAGVGTAVVLMAQVIEAAFAAYPAVLNGFFFGLIAASAVVIYRITDVDTPGRIGALAAGALIAFLVTGVSETGGRTSLALLFVAGMIAISAMVLPGISGSAFLYILGIYQFLIGILGDFTDALIALPRGGSLDAVLTPGVPIAVFLTGATIGLLTMARIVERALERNRMATLGFLVGLMVGALRMPVREAADATEVWTTGLIAAIVAAVVIGAAVVLGFDYYTDSLDYTEDTAV, from the coding sequence ATGCGCGAGTGGCTCTCGATCTATCTGAAGGGCGTCTGTATGGGTGCGGCCGACATCGTTCCCGGCGTCTCGGGCGGAACGATCGCGCTCATCGCGGGGATCTACGACCGGCTGATCGCCGCCATCGCCGCGCTCGATCCTCGAATTCTCGCGACGATCCCCGGTCTGATGGGCGCCGCGGGCCGCGCCCGGTTTCGCGACGAACTCGTAGAGATGGACGTTCCGTTCCTGCTCGTCCTCGGTGCCGGGGTCGGGACGGCCGTCGTCCTCATGGCACAGGTCATCGAAGCCGCCTTCGCGGCCTATCCGGCCGTTCTCAACGGCTTTTTCTTCGGGCTGATCGCCGCCTCCGCCGTGGTGATCTACCGGATCACGGACGTGGACACGCCCGGTCGGATCGGGGCGCTCGCAGCGGGTGCGCTCATCGCGTTTCTCGTCACCGGCGTCTCCGAAACCGGCGGCCGGACGAGCTTGGCACTCCTCTTTGTCGCCGGCATGATCGCCATCTCGGCGATGGTCCTGCCCGGAATTTCGGGATCCGCGTTCCTCTATATCCTCGGAATATACCAGTTCCTGATCGGTATTCTCGGCGATTTCACCGACGCGCTGATCGCGCTTCCGAGGGGCGGTTCGCTCGATGCCGTTCTCACCCCCGGGGTTCCGATCGCGGTCTTTCTGACGGGGGCAACGATCGGGCTGCTCACCATGGCCCGCATCGTCGAGCGTGCGCTCGAACGCAACCGGATGGCGACGCTGGGATTCCTCGTCGGGTTGATGGTCGGGGCACTTCGGATGCCGGTCAGGGAAGCGGCCGATGCGACTGAGGTCTGGACAACCGGACTGATCGCTGCGATCGTGGCTGCGGTGGTTATTGGAGCCGCGGTCGTCCTCGGGTTCGACTACTACACCGACTCGCTCGACTATACGGAGGACACTGCGGTCTGA
- a CDS encoding class I SAM-dependent methyltransferase, whose product MRKLNVGAGERGEGDVTLDLLSAVGPDVQGTATALPFAAESFDVIEMDQVLEHIPPAELGAVFEECYRVLRPGGRLEAWVPHAASRLNDQDPTHRSTWTYGTPEYFADGNFSWYYDDHDFEFDLVHREVSVWVLETAPASGIRSVLLQTAHRLFDWNDGVVYRPSVSGSVHFVLRKV is encoded by the coding sequence ATGAGGAAACTCAACGTCGGCGCGGGCGAACGGGGCGAGGGCGACGTCACGCTCGATCTGCTCTCGGCCGTGGGACCGGACGTCCAGGGGACCGCGACGGCCCTCCCGTTCGCAGCGGAGAGCTTCGACGTCATCGAGATGGATCAGGTTCTCGAACACATCCCCCCGGCGGAGCTGGGGGCCGTCTTCGAGGAGTGCTACCGCGTGCTCCGGCCGGGCGGACGCCTCGAGGCGTGGGTTCCCCATGCGGCGTCGCGGCTCAACGATCAGGACCCCACCCACCGCTCGACCTGGACGTACGGCACGCCCGAGTACTTCGCCGACGGGAACTTCTCGTGGTACTACGACGACCACGACTTCGAGTTCGACCTCGTTCACCGCGAGGTGTCCGTCTGGGTGCTCGAAACCGCGCCGGCAAGCGGCATCCGGTCGGTACTGCTGCAGACCGCCCACCGACTGTTCGACTGGAACGACGGCGTCGTCTACCGTCCCTCGGTCTCCGGCTCCGTCCATTTCGTCCTTCGAAAGGTGTAA
- a CDS encoding glycosyltransferase family 2 protein, with product MPANDHDGVVSSLADQTADGFEVLVVDDPDIGVCEARNRGIRRAAGDVVAFTDDDCRPPADWIASIRRAFAETDGLVVLEGPVEGGMSYEGRRKYPTCNLAVDREAALSVGGFDERFEYWREDTEFGWRLEEYGAAAYDDRVRMVHPDRPRSSIVEENEALLRRTHPEKYEEIIVPDTLGGRVNDWLWRRGVWDAIDEVRNHG from the coding sequence ATGCCCGCCAACGATCACGACGGGGTCGTGTCGTCGCTCGCAGACCAGACCGCGGACGGCTTCGAGGTCCTCGTCGTCGACGACCCCGATATCGGGGTCTGCGAGGCTCGAAACCGGGGGATACGGCGTGCGGCCGGCGACGTCGTCGCCTTCACCGACGACGACTGCCGACCGCCGGCCGACTGGATCGCCTCGATCCGCCGGGCGTTCGCGGAGACCGACGGGCTCGTCGTCCTCGAGGGGCCGGTCGAGGGCGGGATGAGCTACGAGGGGCGGCGCAAATACCCCACCTGCAACCTCGCCGTCGACCGCGAGGCGGCCCTCTCGGTCGGCGGGTTCGACGAGCGCTTCGAATACTGGCGCGAGGACACCGAGTTCGGGTGGCGCCTCGAGGAGTACGGCGCGGCGGCCTACGACGACCGCGTCAGGATGGTTCATCCCGACCGACCCCGGTCGTCGATCGTCGAGGAAAACGAGGCGCTGCTCCGGCGGACCCATCCCGAGAAGTACGAGGAGATCATCGTCCCCGACACGCTCGGCGGCCGAGTCAACGACTGGCTCTGGCGGCGAGGCGTCTGGGACGCGATCGACGAGGTACGCAACCATGGATAA
- a CDS encoding sulfatase-like hydrolase/transferase yields the protein MTRNVVLICLDTVRKDYFDEYAPRLQELASVSFEQCRAASAWSTPSHASMLTGRLPHQHGIHTHNRDFSGLARSETFLGDMPDHVALGASANVYASSTFGFDTVFDRYSDVAPHRRFPEGMDMEKFIQDREGDGIGRFVEFGRAALGHDHPLESLANGALFKANDLFRRAPLPKLLDDGASIVAREGVSMVQDADEPFFLFTNFMDAHGPVHHVLGYDRDLHSAPNTWTSFEFDDWDINTGGVQDHHEQDLQYHRELYGAAIDYLDRKVASFVERLQEETDRETTVVITADHGENLAFPADEEIFGHTSSLTEGLLHVPCYLINPPAGYESVEREYVSHLELGTLIAGLAAEETPDVFAERIPAELVGIGVGGAPNDPEEHRYWDRMLRCVYDGETKYVWDSLGGSTEYALDPERPCWQETAAEDVEIPSWAGEFFDVEISEYKERARESESHREVDPDVERRLEELGYR from the coding sequence GTGACCCGAAACGTCGTGTTGATCTGTCTGGACACGGTCCGGAAGGACTACTTCGATGAGTACGCGCCGCGCCTCCAGGAGCTCGCGAGCGTCTCCTTCGAGCAGTGTCGCGCCGCGAGCGCTTGGAGCACGCCGAGCCACGCGAGCATGCTGACCGGTCGGCTGCCCCACCAACACGGGATCCACACCCACAACCGGGACTTCTCGGGGCTGGCACGCTCGGAGACGTTCCTCGGCGACATGCCCGACCACGTCGCGCTGGGCGCGAGCGCGAACGTCTACGCCAGTTCGACGTTCGGGTTCGATACCGTCTTCGACCGCTACTCCGACGTCGCGCCCCACCGTCGGTTCCCCGAGGGGATGGACATGGAGAAGTTCATCCAGGACCGCGAGGGGGACGGGATCGGGCGGTTCGTCGAGTTCGGCCGGGCGGCACTCGGCCACGACCACCCCCTCGAAAGCCTCGCGAACGGCGCGCTGTTCAAGGCGAACGACCTCTTCCGTCGGGCGCCGCTCCCGAAGCTGCTCGATGACGGCGCCTCGATCGTCGCGAGGGAGGGGGTCTCGATGGTTCAGGACGCCGACGAGCCCTTTTTCCTCTTTACGAACTTCATGGACGCCCACGGACCGGTCCATCACGTTCTGGGCTATGACCGGGACCTCCACTCGGCACCGAACACCTGGACCTCCTTCGAGTTCGACGACTGGGATATCAACACCGGGGGCGTCCAGGACCACCACGAGCAGGACCTCCAGTACCACCGCGAGCTCTACGGCGCGGCGATCGACTACCTCGACCGGAAGGTGGCGTCGTTCGTCGAGCGACTCCAGGAGGAGACCGACCGCGAGACGACCGTCGTGATCACCGCCGACCACGGCGAGAACCTGGCGTTTCCCGCCGACGAGGAGATCTTCGGCCACACGAGCAGCCTGACCGAGGGACTGTTGCACGTTCCCTGCTATCTGATCAACCCGCCCGCGGGCTACGAGTCGGTCGAGCGCGAGTACGTCAGCCACCTCGAACTGGGGACGCTCATCGCCGGGCTCGCAGCCGAGGAGACTCCCGACGTGTTCGCGGAGCGCATCCCGGCCGAACTCGTCGGCATCGGCGTCGGCGGGGCGCCGAACGACCCCGAGGAGCACCGCTACTGGGACCGAATGTTGCGGTGCGTGTACGACGGCGAGACGAAGTACGTCTGGGACTCCCTCGGCGGAAGCACGGAGTACGCACTCGACCCCGAGCGCCCCTGCTGGCAGGAGACGGCCGCCGAGGACGTCGAGATCCCCTCGTGGGCAGGGGAGTTCTTCGACGTCGAGATCAGCGAGTACAAGGAGCGCGCCCGGGAGTCAGAATCGCATCGGGAGGTCGACCCCGACGTCGAACGGCGTCTCGAGGAGTTGGGATATCGATGA
- a CDS encoding sulfatase-like hydrolase/transferase, with product MSTEHAPDRTLLVTVDSLRYDRFEHMPRTRDFLDRTHDRAFATSTATLGSFPAIIGGEYAAGGGLEREQSVAHEFDAYSAGITTNHLLSAEYGYDAGFDSFVSPKGGGESLKDRGAVMLQRGTLPHRIATWGWNRYQQLQSLVGEIEKSFRPADDVVSSFRREVDDRESWFGWLHFMEPHHPYDPDDAPVGREEAQRVTRTVLAGRGSEADEELVRELYEREIAELDAALDELWEAIPDDTRVVFCADHGELLGEGGLWGHPGEMRPELLHVPFGTKNAPDLGDVVSLIDVPTVLRGAEHGLGTLDREVAFAAYGDRKAAMNAEHIATAEGTRRLTDGESTTDSSLEGDLERFDPEYVVKEEALREDLEDLGYV from the coding sequence ATGTCAACCGAACACGCTCCCGATCGAACGCTGCTCGTGACCGTCGACTCGCTTCGCTACGACCGCTTCGAACACATGCCCCGAACGCGGGACTTCCTCGACCGAACCCACGACCGTGCCTTCGCGACCAGCACGGCGACGCTGGGGAGCTTTCCCGCCATCATCGGCGGCGAGTACGCCGCGGGCGGCGGCCTCGAACGCGAGCAGAGCGTCGCACACGAGTTCGACGCGTACAGCGCCGGAATCACCACCAACCACCTGCTCTCGGCGGAGTACGGCTACGACGCGGGGTTCGACTCGTTCGTCTCGCCGAAGGGCGGCGGCGAGTCCCTGAAGGACAGGGGTGCGGTCATGCTCCAGCGCGGAACGCTCCCCCACCGGATCGCGACGTGGGGCTGGAACCGCTACCAGCAACTGCAGAGCCTCGTCGGCGAGATCGAGAAGTCGTTCCGACCGGCCGACGACGTCGTCTCGTCGTTCCGGCGGGAGGTAGACGACCGCGAGTCGTGGTTCGGCTGGCTCCACTTCATGGAGCCACACCACCCCTACGACCCCGACGACGCGCCGGTCGGTCGTGAGGAGGCCCAGCGCGTGACGCGAACCGTGCTCGCGGGTCGGGGCTCCGAGGCCGACGAGGAGCTGGTCCGCGAGCTCTACGAGCGGGAGATCGCCGAACTCGACGCGGCGCTCGACGAGCTCTGGGAGGCGATCCCCGACGACACCCGGGTCGTCTTCTGTGCGGACCACGGGGAGCTGCTCGGGGAGGGCGGGCTGTGGGGTCACCCCGGCGAGATGCGACCCGAACTGCTCCACGTCCCCTTCGGGACGAAAAACGCCCCCGATCTCGGGGACGTCGTCTCGCTGATCGACGTCCCCACGGTCCTTCGGGGCGCAGAGCACGGGCTCGGAACGCTCGACCGGGAGGTCGCCTTCGCGGCCTACGGCGACCGGAAGGCCGCGATGAACGCCGAGCACATCGCTACCGCTGAGGGGACCCGCCGGCTGACGGACGGCGAGTCGACGACCGATTCGAGCCTCGAAGGCGACCTCGAACGGTTCGATCCCGAGTACGTCGTCAAAGAGGAAGCGTTACGGGAGGACCTCGAGGATTTGGGATACGTATGA
- a CDS encoding glycosyltransferase family 4 protein: MDKVLMLHQFHEPHHAHRVFGDAVGADYRHFETGDPIGGPEANLNSMLARLRTAVDLDAYDVVVGEGTTPIYTLSFYKLFNQWDADVVPLIADETFLKIRDQRTHHVWRHVLSPVMNRVIAGAIAVGDLARSWAREYLSIPIRTVHPPIARAKYDALEPIGRRNADAPGDGDDSAASGDGVRILHAGTVSDRAAVAKKNVDLLAEVVAGRPDWSLRLLGAGHDDFAYSDLRGVEALGFVDLEEFAAEFAAADVYVQPSAGDAFPVASLEAMLAGLVTVVSTATGTRELVEPVDPALVRSPTAADVERGIEYALSLSPDERRERGQALRDRVRGLTEDEQAEAFRAALEGVVA; this comes from the coding sequence ATGGATAAGGTACTCATGCTCCATCAGTTCCACGAACCACACCACGCACACCGGGTGTTCGGCGACGCGGTCGGCGCCGACTACCGGCACTTCGAGACCGGCGACCCGATCGGCGGCCCCGAGGCCAACCTGAACTCGATGCTCGCGCGGCTCCGGACCGCCGTCGACCTGGACGCCTACGACGTCGTCGTCGGCGAGGGAACGACGCCGATCTACACCCTGTCGTTCTACAAGCTGTTCAACCAGTGGGACGCCGACGTCGTCCCGCTGATCGCCGACGAAACCTTCCTGAAGATCCGCGATCAGCGCACCCATCACGTCTGGCGCCACGTCCTCTCGCCGGTGATGAACCGAGTGATCGCCGGCGCAATCGCGGTCGGCGACCTCGCGCGGTCGTGGGCGCGAGAATATCTCTCGATTCCCATCAGGACCGTCCACCCGCCGATCGCCCGGGCGAAATACGACGCGCTCGAGCCCATCGGGCGACGGAACGCGGACGCCCCCGGCGACGGCGACGACTCCGCGGCCTCCGGTGACGGCGTTCGGATCCTCCACGCCGGGACGGTGAGCGACCGCGCGGCCGTCGCGAAGAAGAACGTCGACCTGCTCGCCGAGGTCGTCGCCGGGCGCCCGGACTGGTCGCTCCGGCTGCTGGGGGCCGGCCACGACGACTTCGCCTACAGCGACCTCCGCGGCGTCGAGGCGCTCGGGTTCGTGGACCTCGAGGAGTTCGCCGCGGAGTTCGCCGCGGCGGACGTCTACGTCCAGCCGAGCGCGGGGGACGCGTTCCCCGTCGCGAGCCTCGAGGCGATGCTTGCGGGGCTTGTGACCGTCGTCTCGACGGCCACCGGCACGCGCGAACTCGTCGAGCCCGTCGATCCGGCGCTCGTCCGCTCGCCGACCGCGGCGGACGTCGAGCGGGGCATCGAGTACGCGCTCTCGCTGTCTCCCGACGAGCGCCGCGAGCGGGGCCAGGCGCTTCGAGACCGTGTACGTGGGCTCACCGAAGACGAGCAAGCGGAGGCGTTCCGGGCGGCCCTCGAGGGGGTGGTGGCGTGA